One region of Acidobacteriota bacterium genomic DNA includes:
- a CDS encoding DUF1232 domain-containing protein, which yields MSDDPEIIEPEVETSIRADLDESRANRFYDRIRKRILRTVEMRGTKLGRKGDFLLLAPDVFILLFRLFNDDRVSAKNKALLGSGLAYFIFPLDVVPEAIFGPIGFLDDLVFGVYILNKMLTDTDEEILRQHWSGDVDLLAMIRKVLMSAEKLVSRQFVDRIRKIVG from the coding sequence ATGTCTGACGACCCTGAAATCATCGAGCCGGAAGTAGAGACGTCGATTCGTGCCGACCTGGACGAAAGCCGTGCGAACCGCTTCTACGATCGGATCAGAAAGAGGATCCTCCGCACGGTCGAAATGCGCGGCACGAAGCTCGGCCGGAAGGGTGATTTTCTTCTGCTCGCCCCCGATGTTTTCATCCTTCTTTTCCGACTGTTCAACGACGATCGCGTCTCGGCAAAGAACAAGGCACTCCTCGGTTCGGGTCTCGCCTACTTCATCTTTCCGCTCGACGTCGTTCCGGAGGCCATCTTTGGTCCCATCGGCTTTCTCGATGATCTCGTTTTCGGCGTCTACATTCTGAACAAGATGCTCACCGACACCGACGAGGAGATTCTCAGACAGCACTGGAGTGGCGACGTCGACCTGCTGGCGATGATCCGGAAGGTGCTGATGTCGGCCGAGAAACTGGTCAGCCGGCAGTTCGTCGATCGGATCAGGAAAATCGTCGGCTGA